Below is a genomic region from Anoplolepis gracilipes chromosome 1, ASM4749672v1, whole genome shotgun sequence.
GTAGGAGTATTTCCCTGGCACGTTGGTATTTACTTTAAGAATACGAACGAATATGAACAAATATGTGGTGGCACTCTCATTAGTAGCAATCTCGTCATATCAGGTAAATTGTTGCgcgtgaattattttattcttaatatttaatttttcttcatgtatatattcacAGCGGCTCACTGCTTTTACGACGAAGTTTTTATGAGAGTTAATGACGCATCGAATTATGCCGTGGCCGCTGGTAAATATTTTCGTGATTGGGATGCTAAAGAGGATTACGTTCAGAAGTCAGAAGTGGAAAGTATCCAAACGGGCGATAGATATTTAGGTCGGAATGGTAATTTCGCTGATGACATAGCCCTCTTGAAGCTGCAAAGTCCTTTTCAGTTGACTACTTTAGTCAAGCCCGTCTGCATGGATTGGAACAACCGGTACGAGAGAGAGCAGCTGCAAGAGGGACAATTTGGCAAGGTAACATTACCTAAATGTCACTTGCGAGAATCAATTAATTGGTCATTTTAATGTAATCTAATTAATTGTGCGGATGCATTGCAGTGTGTACATATTCGAAATTGACTAATTATTGCTGACTAATATTAACGACATCattttgaatgaaattttGATTGTGTAAATGTTGATATATTGGTTTTATcgtgtttttattaatcaccatatatacatgcattttttcaagaatagaTTACGATGAAATAGATTATCTAATTTTTGTGGAGTACGATTAAAGAATGTTTTGTTTCACATATTCAAAAGAATAAAAGCAGAAATTAAGAAGATAATGATACGGATATGTGTACACTTATTTCAGGTGGTCGGCTGGGGTAAAGACATAAATGGCATATCCACTAATAATTTACAGGAAATTAATATGCCATTCATACCGTATCATCAGTGTTTGTCCAGGGCGCCTGTAAGTTTCCGAGGATTGATCACACACGATAAATTCTGTGCTGGCTATTTGAACGGTGAGTTTATATGCGCAAACAGTTGTGAGACTTATTCATATTGTTtatgctgtttttttttcaaaattaccgTAATAATTGATGATGGTGTCCACTTGATAATAACTCATACAGCATTTGTTCCTAAAAGACGTTCAAAAGATGActtaaaaaatgtcttattgTCTTTGGACATCTTTAAAATGTCTTTTGGTTTTTTTGGGAAATAATACAACTTTAATGATATAGTAATGATTTTATGTCACAAAAGAGAAATGTTTGCACATTTTTCCTGTTAATAATTCATCATATTTAaggaaaatatgtaattgcaTAATTGCTAGGTTCAAGTGTTTGCGATGGAGATAGTGGTAGTGGTCTATGCTTCGAGAAAAACGGCGTTTGGTATCTTCGTGGTGTCGTCAGCGTAAGTCCTGAGAAGGACGGTATGTGCGATTACAATTTGTACGTTGGATTTACCTATGTCAGTAAGTTCCGTGAATGGATTcgtaagatttatgtaaatgtgtaaatatttttaagaacgTGAATTGTCGAATCCAAGGAATATATTGCCTGCATTATTGAGCTAACTGTAATGTCAGgtgaataaaataagtaaatagcaaaaatattgattttaagtTCATAAAtgttcttcttttctttaaatttttaatttgtttgagAAGAcgcaaaaaagagagataaatatgaaactttattatatatgaaatataattaagttttatgtCAAGATCATATAAAGTTacattatctctctctctctctctctctctctctctctctctctctctctctctctctctctcgcgcgcgcgcgcgcgcacgcgctctctttaaaagaattatacgtatattatttataaaagattaaaacgtATTTAATCTGTACGAGTTTTTAGCATATAATGCGCTTAAATCgtcatacatttataaatttgtatatgtttataaaaaaaataaattaaagaaaaactcagtatttttaattattactgcaTTACTATAttgttgtattaatatttgtataattattttttcatgtaattgttgaaaatactTGCAGCAACAGTTAATCGggaataacaataattattgaactcatattgtataatatataaagccatataggaaattttaatataatatatagtttgctatatatttatttgttataaaacgATACAgcaagtatacatatatatagtaatatagaACTATCTTGTGCGAGAGAAACATTACAACATGTCTTTTTACGTTGAGTGTCGATCGAATTCGGCGTGAATCTCATGGTCAGTTTCACGTTGACCATGAATGGCAATCATGACGTCGATATTAATTTCTACAATTCTGAACACATGTGTCGATGACTCTATTGTTTTACTACCgttataagtaatttatataaacgtttTGATCTAAACTTTTATTACTGCTTTTTGGCATCATTTACGAAATTTCGTGTAAAGCCATAACTTCTCATAGTAATATGATTTTAgtgtgatattaaaatatatactttatattatcaaatcatCAAATAAGTGCTTAAacaaaaagtgaaattaaCTTATGAAAATGGTATAGCATGCGACccgaataattataatgtgtgATGTATGatcaaaaaagatattaattacataattttttagtataatttattgttatacctaaaataaaaatataagtgaaAGGAATCAAACGTGATTTCTTTACAtcttaaacaataattaaattactataaatgAACAGCTAGAATTActagagaaatataaattaagactTTTATCTTGATCAAGGATCGAAGAGATTGCACATTGTACATGTATCATTAATGTGACCTTGTGACGTCTGTAAAATTCATTCCTTTCTCttcacatgttttttttttagctcttTTTATCTACAACATAACATCATTTCTTATTTGATTCTTTTGAAACGCTATTTAAATCTTCTTTTGAAGCgtgtatgcaataaaaaattttaatataaaattttaatgtagtattaagcaaatatttttcacacataTAAGAGAACATTTTTCGAGAATTAATAGATGTATTTACGTACAAATTATGGATTTTTAGTGTCTATTTGCCAggatacgtaaaatatatacaataaagttTCTTCTCATTGGAACGCAACTAGAATAGTTCATTTAACCGAAATACTTGTGTTTTGCTTGAAAAACTAGACAATGAGATAGAttgattaaatgttaattcaGATTGATTAAATGTACTGATGTGAATTGTACTAATAAATATCCTGATGATAGAATTTCCGATAGCAACatttcgtttaattttaaagacaaTTATGTTCTGATTGGAAGTATTTTTTGTGCGTTTTGCCTATGGTTCAAACAAGTCCTTttgttttaaagtaaatttatttcgattatatGTGTTTTAGTATcagacaaatgaaaaaaattaatgtaaaaacagcatttttcttatttaataacattataaaatgtatcatttattaatgtttacatCCGTATAAGTCTGTCCACCGTTAAAAAAACATAGGTATAGTAGTATAGttcattgatataaaaattatgtgtcTCAATAACAGTTTATTGGATAACTGCGTTTTCCGTTGTCTACtcggaattttaatttgcttacctttgatataaagtttaaataaaaaacgcaTTAAATGTCAGAGTTAggaaagttactttataaaagtaattcgTTTACAGTTACCGTTACTGTTactcaaaaagtaacgaattgttacaatttccattactttttttgtacACAATACAAACTttgcttaaaaattattttaatatatgtaagatcaaatttttacactaaacactaaaaatttttaaacattattttacattaaagtaatcaaaataatataattttgatattactattgatataaaatgtgtaataattttgataatcataaattattttaaataaaacaaacttttgaaaaaagcgTAAACAAGcttttttaaacacttttagattctgtaaatgtaaataaaaataattttcttatcgttagtttactttcaatagatttataaatatggtCAAAATTGCTTTCTTCacgtctctttaattttttttattttaaaattttaacgcgatacgataattttcataatatcgaATTCTTGACTAATCATTGAATTATCTGTctacttaaatgtttttttacaaagtagaCAGATACTAGAAAGAGATTTCAGCAGTTTCTATATGATATTGCATTTCAATACTCTTATTAATCCTTAAGTTCCATTTCACgtatatgttacatgtactatgtactatatataaaatgcccGCATATGCATAAAACAAACAATATCgatgtttctttatttgaaaaatatattcgaataaagtacattatattcaaatatattcaagTGTATTCGAAATAAGTCCCAGACAACAGAGAAAGGCCAAAAGATCatctttaattagaaattatatcatcttaaagatatttaaaagatactaATTTGTAAGACGTCTTTAAGTTGTCTTTTAAGGATCTTTTAAAGACATGTGCTGTCtggaaagtaacgataaaagtaactgttaaTTTCGTTACTCGTTATCACAAAATGTAACGAAGTTACTTTTTCCATGCAAACAAAATTTGCCGTTACCGTTACCGAAAaaaagtaacgcgttacttttCAACTCTGTTAAATGGTCTTTTTTGCTTAATATtgtctattaatatattattaacagatTTTTCTTGTTTGCATATGAAATACTTGTGTATAAAAAGTGTTGTCTTTCACTTGTTGACTTAATTGAATTTATGATTTGATAACTCACgcaattgttataatataaaaatatcaacaagattctgtttataattaaaatatcagacGTCTATCATCTACGGCCAGCCTTTGATCGTAAATGGATCCTAAGCTAAAATAGAAGTATTTTCCTGGCACTTTGctgatatttacattaaacaatatttatcgcACTTTCATACATTCCACacgcgttatatatttttttagttgcaATCAAAAATGGATCGAAACACAATCGAATGACGAGCGTGATGAATGTTCCGCGGGACGGTTTTATCTGACAGAAATCTAAATTAGTAACGTACCGTTTTATTTACAACAGCGTCGCGTCATTCGTAACGCAAAACCCCCCGTTGTcgagaattttctttttttttgttgtctCAGTGTGTCGCCTCTCTGTGTCGCAGAAATTTCCCATCGGTATCAAGATTATCTTCAAATGGCATCGATACCCACATGAATGAACTTTGTTTTGCGAGCTTACTGTCTCCTCGATAAATTGAGTTCCGGAGTTTGATGATGTATCGGTCGCAGCCAGAGAGCAATTCGAGCTTCATATTTCTCACGAATTCAACGAGATCGCGTTTCCACGATGATTACGTGCACCGTTcgctaaataattaatattccgcAACGTTTATTGTTCAAACAATAATTTGGTGTAAACGGAtacttaaatattcatttaattttcagaatattctAACTTATACACATGCAATGTACATGTacattgtacaatattaaacATGTGTATGATACATGCGTGATAGTCTAATAAGGAAGCGCGTACATACATCTTCCGAGTTCTGTAATATGAAAATGTAGCAAATTCTCATTagcgattaattatttaattagaactATCTTAGCGCGAACGTGTAATATACTTGCATATATGCTCGGATATATGTATTCAGCGGTGTCAGATACGCACGTGGATACATGTGTTTGTACCTGGGAACCCGCGTTTGCTCCCTGCAAGATTCATACATTAACAGGATGTGTTTGTTTGTTCATTGGTAAACTGTGGTATGATCATTATACTAAAGGTAGAAGCGGATAATAGAACGCGCACACGCGAACTAGTCTGATAAGGCTCGATCGATATCTCGGGCAAGAAAATCTAGTTTGAGACAAAAGCAGTTTTCGTGCACTTGTGAAATGCACGCAACAtctatataagataatataagcaaatatactttgaaatattatgatataatcaggaaatattcatacaaaatattttgttatcatCGATTTTACTCGAGAGAGAATATCAATTTTCGTACCTTGATAATTATTTGtccttcttcctttcttttgGCGGGCGTGGCgcctttattaataaaatcttttatttaacttattgaAGTGTGATACTTCTTGTACATTTTTCGTCGCTTCTTTGAACTCACTTTGTAGGAAACGTTACACGGACCAAGGGTGGCCGAGATAATTGAAACAGAGCGAACTTATTAGGACGACTCGTTTCCATTTCCTCCTTCATCGTCACCATCGTTGGCGCGACGCTTTTGTGCATTAACACCGGACGAGCGTTTTAGCGCGGTCCGTTATATCCCGCCCCCGGATCGCGGAGCGAGTGTATTTTTCTTTGGGCTTTTAATTAGTCCGGTCATTAATTAAAcacatctctctctccttcgGGTGCCCGCCGTCGACATCCGGCGTGCGCGCGCGTCCTGCTCACCTCTTGCACTTCAACGTTCACCATCCCTGTTCTCTCACGGCTACCCTGCATTGCTCTCCCGGCACTGCTCTTCCTACCGCTTCTTCCTACCGGGCGTTACCTCGCAACACTTTAGGAATTTTAATTTCGCCCTAACGTGTAAACACGCCGGCGCCAATTTATTTCACCACGGGGAGCGTTTTAAAAGGGAGGTTCGGCCTCGGTCGACCTCTCTTTCTCCCGCTCCCAGTCTGTTTGCCCTTAActttaattctctctctttctctttctctcttgtctCCGACAACTAGATGCCCTCCACGATTTACGGTATTGCGGAATAGCCGCGGGCTTCGGTGTGAAGGAAATCGAAGGCCATAAAGTATCAGCGGATGCACTCGTGAAGGTGGTTAAAATTGTAGAAGAATATTGATAGAGATAATGCAAAtcttatattaagtaaaattattatacaaaatttcatcTTTATATACACTTTACATTTACGCCAAATTGTTATacgttcaaaaatatatttttttttttaatttgggaGTTTTTagttctaattttttaaataatatatattattatttaataatatattaaataatataaaaggaaataaataacgCATATGTAGCGTGCGCTTTGTAATAATCTCTAGTACaacaaaaaataactaaaataattcaaacaattaaatgacataatttattaattaaaagctaataatgttacatatatctttattgataaaaagaaaagagaaaattatattactttatgacCACAGAAATAACCGATCTGATCATCCACCAATGACTGGCCATTCACTTGACTCGTTCTACTACGAGAGAGCGTACGTTCTGCCCATGGCGGATAAGCGAAATCGTTCTACATTGGATGATTAGTGCCAAGCCTGACAGCGTGGAATAATGCCTGGGATTACGATA
It encodes:
- the LOC140667694 gene encoding chymotrypsin-like protease CTRL-1 isoform X3, which translates into the protein MYNIEDRFTHRPFNSRDCLLPEQPEGGHYELSGCLEFVEPCNKHPNALVPEISVLNYFCKNNYVLNGSNILVCVNQEWIPKPPSCLKICPALKSTSVDISCNYQGETVSCTKNVLPGTKAVLSCKPSYTLSFTNDPAYREVTCLDDGLWDNHVFRCLPECGTSIAHGHSLIVNGLDAKVGVFPWHVGIYFKNTNEYEQICGGTLISSNLVISAAHCFYDEVFMRVNDASNYAVAAGKYFRDWDAKEDYVQKSEVESIQTGDRYLGRNGNFADDIALLKLQSPFQLTTLVKPVCMDWNNRYEREQLQEGQFGKVVGWGKDINGISTNNLQEINMPFIPYHQCLSRAPVSFRGLITHDKFCAGYLNGSSVCDGDSGSGLCFEKNGVWYLRGVVSVSPEKDGMCDYNLYVGFTYVSKFREWIRKIYVNV
- the LOC140667694 gene encoding modular serine protease-like isoform X2, encoding MHNSSLCQSDENVVQYNPYVIAIQKKSSAFTIRNDENPQLLHSINGYSSDPQDAPNDLSNRTMYNIEDRFTHRPFNSRDCLLPEQPEGGHYELSGCLEFVEPCNKHPNALVPEISVLNYFCKNNYVLNGSNILVCVNQEWIPKPPSCLKICPALKSTSVDISCNYQGETVSCTKNVLPGTKAVLSCKPSYTLSFTNDPAYREVTCLDDGLWDNHVFRCLPECGTSIAHGHSLIVNGLDAKVGVFPWHVGIYFKNTNEYEQICGGTLISSNLVISAAHCFYDEVFMRVNDASNYAVAAGKYFRDWDAKEDYVQKSEVESIQTGDRYLGRNGNFADDIALLKLQSPFQLTTLVKPVCMDWNNRYEREQLQEGQFGKVVGWGKDINGISTNNLQEINMPFIPYHQCLSRAPVSFRGLITHDKFCAGYLNGSSVCDGDSGSGLCFEKNGVWYLRGVVSVSPEKDGMCDYNLYVGFTYVSKFREWIRKIYVNV